The following are from one region of the Gossypium hirsutum isolate 1008001.06 chromosome D03, Gossypium_hirsutum_v2.1, whole genome shotgun sequence genome:
- the LOC107939766 gene encoding ABC transporter B family member 2, protein MTPPAGSFSGERENDGDATKKKKKQRKVPLLKLFSFADFYDHVLMGLGSLGACVHGASVPVFFIFFGKLINIIGMAYLFPKEASHKVAKYSLDFVYLSVAILFSSWIEVACWMHTGERQAAKMRMAYLKSMLNQDISLFDTEASTGEVISAITSDIIVVQDALSEKVGNFIHYISRFIAGFSIGFARVWQISLVTLSIVPLIALAGGIYAYVATGLIARVRNSYVKAGEIAEEVIGNVRTVQAFAGEEMAVKSYKDALMNTYTYGKKAGLTKGLGLGSLHCVLFVSWALLVWFTSIVVHKNIANGGDSFTTMLNVVISGLSLGQAAPDISAFIRARAAAYPIFEMIERNTVSKTSSKTGRKLSKVEGNIELKNVSFSYPSRPNVVIFDRFCLNIPAGKIVALVGGSGSGKSTVISLIERFYEPLAGEILLDGNNIKDLDLKWLRQQIGLVNQEPALFATTIRENILYGKDDATLDEITRAAKLSEAIAFINNLPDRFETQVGERGIQLSGGQKQRIAISRAIVKNPSILLLDEATSALDAESEKSVQEALDRVMVGRTTVVVAHRLSTIRNADVIAVVQSGKIVETGTHDELISNPNSTYSSLVQLQETSPLQRYPSQGPTLSRPLSVSYSRELSRTRTSFGESFFSEKDSVSRAGADAIDAGKQSYVSPGRLYSMIGPDWYYGVFGTVTALIAGAQMPLFALGVSQALVAYYMDWETTCHEVKKIAILFCCAAVITVIVHAIEHLCFGIMGERLTLRVREGMFSAILKNEIGWFDDLNNASSMLASRLETDATFLRGVVVDRTSILIQNVGLVIAAFIIAFILNWRITLIILATFPLIISGHISEKLFMQGYGGNLSKAYLKANMIAGEAVSNMRTVAAFCAEEKILDLYARELIEPSERSFKRGQIAGIFYGISQFFIFSSYGLALWYGSVLMGKELASFKSVMKSFMVLIVTALAMGETLALVPDLLKGNQMVASVFEIMDRKTQVVGDAGEELTNVEGTIELKGVHFSYPSRPDVVIFKDFDLKVRSGKSMALVGQSGSGKSSVLALILRFYDPTSGKVMIDGRDIKKLKLKSLRKHIGLVQQEPALFATSIYENILYGKEGASESEVIEAAKLANAHSFISSLPEGYSTKVGERGVQLSGGQKQRVAIARAVLKNPEILLLDEATSALDVESERVVQQALDRLMRNRTTVMVAHRLSTIKNADRISVIQGGRIIEQGTHSSLIENRNGPYFKLINLQQQQQLEQ, encoded by the exons atgacACCTCCGGCCGGTTCATTTTCCGGCGAGCGAGAAAACGACGGCGATGccacgaagaagaagaagaagcaacgGAAAGTTCCATTGTTGAAGCTGTTTTCATTTGCTGATTTTTATGACCATGTGTTAATGGGATTGGGATCACTAGGTGCATGTGTGCATGGTGCTTCGGTGCctgttttcttcattttctttggCAAATTGATTAACATTATAGGAATGGCTTATCTTTTCCCTAAAGAAGCTTCTCATAAAGTTGCAAAG tACTCGTTGGATTTTGTATATCTCAGTGTCgctattttattttcatcatggaTAG AGGTGGCTTGTTGGATGCATACGGGAGAAAGACAAGCAGCAAAAATGAGGATGGCATATCTAAAATCAATGCTAAATCAAGATATAAGTTTATTTGACACAGAAGCTTCAACTGGAGAGGTCATTTCTGCAATTACAAGTGACATTATTGTTGTTCAAGATGCCCTTTCTGAGAAG GTTGGGAATTTCATACATTATATAAGCAGATTCATAGCAGGTTTCAGCATTGGCTTTGCTAGAGTATGGCAAATCAGCCTTGTAACCCTCTCCATAGTCCCATTGATAGCCCTTGCCGGTGGCATTTATGCTTATGTTGCCACTGGTCTCATTGCTCGAGTTCGAAACTCATATGTCAAAGCTGGTGAAATTGCAGAAGAG GTGATTGGGAATGTAAGAACAGTACAAGCATTTGCAGGGGAAGAAATGGCAGTGAAATCATACAAGGATGCATTGATGAACACATACACGTATGGTAAAAAAGCTGGGTTAACAAAGGGTCTTGGCCTTGGTTCACTGCATTGTGTGCTTTTCGTTTCGTGGGCATTGCTTGTTTGGTTTACAAGTATTGTTGTTCATAAAAACATCGCAAATGGTGGGGATTCTTTCACTACAATGCTTAATGTTGTCATTTCTGGCCT GTCATTAGGACAAGCGGCACCAGACATATCTGCGTTTATTCGAGCAAGGGCAGCTGCGTATCCTATATTCGAGATGATAGAGAGGAACACAGTTAGTAAAACCAGCTCGAAAACGGGCCGTAAACTAAGCAAAGTGGAGGGGAACATTGAGCTCAAGAATGTATCTTTCAGTTATCCGTCTCGCCCCAATGTGGTCATCTTCGATAGGTTCTGCCTTAACATACCTGCTGGAAAGATTGTAGCTCTTGTCGGAGGGAGTGGCTCGGGGAAAAGTACGGTCATATCATTAATTGAAAGGTTTTACGAGCCACTTGCAGGAGAAATATTGTTGGATGGGAATAATATCAAGGACCTTGACCTCAAATGGCTTAGACAACAAATTGGTTTGGTTAATCAAGAGCCTGCTCTTTTTGCTACTACCATTAGGGAGAACATTCTATACGGAAAAGACGATGCTACACTCGATGAAATAACGCGTGCCGCGAAACTTTCTGAGGCCATTGCCTTTATTAACAATCTCCCTGATAGATTTGAGACTCAGGTTGGTGAAAGAGGAATACAACTATCAGGTGGGCAGAAGCAAAGGATTGCGATATCTCGGGCAATAGTGAAAAATCCATCTATTCTTTTACTCGATGAAGCAACGAGCGCCCTTGATGCAGAATCCGAAAAGAGTGTGCAAGAGGCACTTGATCGTGTGATGGTGGGACGAACGACGGTGGTGGTAGCTCACAGGCTTTCTACTATTAGGAATGCAGATGTGATTGCTGTTGTTCAAAGTGGGAAGATTGTCGAAACCGGTACTCATGATGAGCTTATTTCGAACCCGAACAGTACTTACTCTTCGCTCGTTCAGCTTCAAGAGACATCGCCTTTGCAACGCTACCCTTCACAAGGTCCTACTTTAAGTAGGCCACTCAG tGTGAGTTATTCACGAGAATTATCCCGAACAAGGACGAGCTTTGGTGAaagttttttttctgaaaaggaCTCGGTTAGCCGTGCTGGTGCTGATGCAATAGATGCAGGGAAGCAATCTTATGTTTCACCTGGAAGATTGTATTCTATGATAGGACCTGACTGGTATTATGGGGTCTTTGGTACCGTTACCGCATTGATTGCCGGAGCTCAAATGCCTCTATTTGCTCTCGGGGTTTCTCAAGCTCTCGTAGCCTATTACATGGACTGGGAAACAACGTGCCACGAAGTCAAGAAGATCGCCATCCTGTTTTGTTGTGCTGCTGTCATAACGGTCATCGTTCATGCAATAGAGCACCTATGTTTTGGCATCATGGGAGAACGACTCACTCTTCGTGTGCGTGAAGGGATGTTTTCAG CCATCTTGAAGAACGAGATTGGATGGTTCGATGACTTAAACAACGCAAGTTCCATGCTTGCATCTCGTCTCGAAACCGACGCCACGTTTCTAAGAGGTGTAGTCGTGGACCGGACATCGATTCTCATACAAAACGTAGGCTTGGTCATTGCTGCCTTCATCATTGCATTCATCTTAAACTGGAGAATCACACTTATTATCTTGGCCACTTTTCCATTGATCATAAGTGGTCACATTAGCGAG AAACTATTCATGCAAGGCTACGGTGGTAACTTGAGCAAAGCATATCTAAAAGCAAACATGATCGCCGGCGAGGCTGTCAGTAATATGCGAACTGTCGCTGCATTTTGCGCTGAGGAAAAGATCCTTGATCTTTATGCCCGTGAGCTCATAGAGCCTTCGGAACGTTCATTTAAACGTGGTCAAATTGCAGGGATATTCTATGGGATTTCCCAGTTCTTCATCTTCTCATCTTATGGCCTTGCCTTATG GTATGGTTCTGTTTTAATGGGGAAGGAGCTAGCTAGCTTTAAATCGGTCATGAAATCGTTCATGGTGTTGATTGTGACGGCATTAGCCATGGGAGAAACGTTGGCACTGGTCCCGGACCTTCTAAAAGGGAACCAAATGGTGGCATCGGTGTTCGAGATTATGGACCGGAAGACGCAGGTTGTTGGGGATGCTGGCGAAGAGCTAACAAATGTGGAAGGTACCATTGAGCTAAAGGGTGTTCACTTTAGTTATCCCTCGAGACCGGATGTGGTGATATTCAAGGATTTTGATCTGAAAGTTCGTTCAGGGAAGAGTATGGCGCTTGTGGGACAAAGCGGATCCGGTAAGAGCTCAGTTCTTGCTCTTATACTTCGGTTCTACGACCCAACATCTGGGAAGGTGATGATTGATG GCAGAGACATTAAGAAACTAAAGCTCAAATCCCTTCGGAAACATATCGGATTAGTCCAACAAGAACCAGCTCTTTTCGCCACTTCAATATACGAAAACATCCTATACGGAAAAGAAGGAGCATCGGAATCTGAAGTGATCGAAGCGGCTAAACTCGCCAATGCACATAGTTTCATAAGTTCCCTCCCCGAAGGTTACTCAACAAAAGTCGGCGAGCGAGGAGTACAACTCTCGGGTGGTCAGAAACAAAGAGTAGCCATTGCTCGAGCTGTCCTCAAGAACCCCGAAATCTTGCTGCTCGACGAAGCCACTAGTGCTCTCGACGTCGAGTCGGAGCGCGTGGTGCAGCAAGCTCTCGACCGGTTAATGAGGAACCGAACAACGGTAATGGTGGCTCATAGGCTGTCGACAATTAAAAATGCGGATCGAATATCGGTCATTCAGGGTGGACGAATAATTGAGCAAGGGACACATTCGAGCCTAATCGAAAATCGGAATGGACCGTACTTTAAGTTAATCAACCTTCAGCAGCAGCAGCAATTGGAACAATAG